One stretch of Asterias rubens chromosome 8, eAstRub1.3, whole genome shotgun sequence DNA includes these proteins:
- the LOC117293783 gene encoding zinc transporter ZIP1-like, producing MLEVTEIKVVAIFTLLCAALLFGLIPICLISNTSMRDPKHRERVKRAVGWLNAFAGGVFMGIALIHLLPEARMLMTDAFEMQGLMYHFNWAEFTAAGGFFLIVFVEQIIYLCQNRLANDEEPEEVAFAGKEVTSDKADTAQTSDPQKTRDESTKSDSKPLVEDDDDKDAGMLNLPTRLTTLRAVILLISLSLHSIFEGLAIGLQLNRKDVVDIFIAIALHKGIEAFTIAISFAQTYVSNTAKSVYCVVFSLMSPIGVGIGIPIAQATLAKHKEMPGSSRMVNAVLQAMATGTFMFVTFIEILPQELNSKKDGMAKFACVLVGFGAISALNAFEHKM from the coding sequence ATGTTGGAGGTAACAGAAATCAAAGTGGTCGCCATTTTCACACTACTGTGTGCGGCTTTGCTCTTTGGGTTAATCCCAATATGCCTCATCTCCAATACATCGATGAGGGACCCTAAACACCGTGAGCGAGTGAAACGTGCCGTTGGTTGGCTCAACGCTTTTGCCGGCGGAGTCTTCATGGGAATCGCGCTGATCCACCTCCTCCCTGAGGCAAGAATGCTGATGACGGATGCGTTCGAAATGCAGGGCTTGATGTACCATTTCAACTGGGCCGAGTTCACAGCGGCTGGCGGGTTCTTCTTGATAGTGTTCGTCGAGCAAATTATCTACCTCTGCCAGAATAGACTTGCAAATGACGAAGAGCCAGAGGAAGTTGCTTTTGCTGGTAAAGAGGTAACCAGTGACAAAGCTGACACTGCTCAAACATCGGATCCTCAAAAGACGAGAGACGAGTCTACTAAATCTGACAGCAAGCCTTTGGTGGAGGACGACGATGATAAAGACGCGGGAATGTTGAACCTACCAACAAGACTCACCACCCTACGAGCCGTCATACTTCTGATCTCACTCTCTCTACATTCAATATTCGAAGGCTTGGCAATCGGGTTACAGCTCAACAGAAAAGACGTGGTCGACATATTCATAGCCATTGCCCTGCACAAGGGAATCGAGGCGTTTACCATTGCGATCAGCTTCGCCCAAACGTATGTGAGTAACACAGCCAAGAGTGTGTACTGCGTCGTCTTCTCACTGATGTCTCCAATCGGGGTTGGTATCGGTATACCCATTGCCCAGGCTACCCTCGCCAAACACAAAGAGATGCCAGGTTCAAGTCGGATGGTCAATGCCGTTCTGCAAGCTATGGCTACTGGCACATTCATGTTTGTTACATTCATTGAGATTCTACCGCAAGAACTCAACTCTAAGAAAGACGGTATGGCCAAGTTTGCATGCGTGCTTGTGGGATTCGGAGCGATATCGGCACTGAATGCTTTCGAACATAAAATGTAG
- the LOC117293540 gene encoding acid-sensing ion channel 4-B-like, producing MYDNGTVEGARTSAGERESHDGITLATMSGVSRTEGPSKNQDDGSHKVKTIREEIKRFGDDTTFHGVRLATDYKVNRYRRLLWFIIVGGMSGYLIYGIVISTQTYFSYPVTSVVKIKHQSSVKFPAVTFCNFNWWRTSKISPELGRAIRAVASEDGEDRVDLNDSSIGSISNMSARLRVVGHQIEDMLVLCKFKGQKCSAANFTQVITDFGLCYSFNENIDSNHTIHQSGSQNSLFMQINLEQDEYLPGLNIAAGIKVFNLKTPYESNCTTEELKYSPRFTVPLCQYEHMADAISNTCGCRDLRHPGDLRECMLSEYSCLRQALADFTSADKSVKCQIPCNLTAYEPRISFAHWPGHLQADDILEDLNMTASDIRKNLLQVRIYFEEISYRRIAEVASYSFLDLQSSIGGYMGLLIGASLITLFEFLDFIVVTVATHLGQIS from the exons ATGTATGACAACGGGACGGTAGAAGGAGCAAGAACGTCAGCGGGGGAACGCGAGTCTCACGACGGTATAACCCTGGCCACGATGAGTGGCGTTTCTCGGACCGAGGGGCCGTCAAAGAACCAAGATGATGGCAGTCATAAAGTCAAAACCATCAGGGAGGAAATTAAACGCTTTGGGGATGATACCACGTTCCACGGTGTACGACTTGCCACAGATTACAAAGTTAATCGATACAGAAG GCTGCTGTGGTTTATAATCGTTGGCGGTATGAGCGGATACCTTATCTACGGCATCGTGATCAGTACCCAAACCTACTTCAGCTATCCAGTCACGAGTGTTGTGAAAATCAAACACCAAAGCTCTGTCAAATTCCCGGCCGTTACATTCTGCAATTTCAACTGGTGGCGTACGTCAAAGATCAGTCCCGAGTTGGGCCGAGCTATCAGAGCCGTGGCCAGTGAAGATGGAGAGGACAGGGTTGACCTCAATGACTCCTCAATCGGTTCGATATCCAACATGTCAGCCCGACTGCGTGTCGTTGGTCACCAAATAGAGGACATGCTCGTGCTGTGCAAATTCAAAGGGCAGAAATGCAGTGCGGCTAACTTCACTCAAGTCATAACAGATTTTGGATTGTGCTACTCGTTCAATGAGAACATTGACAGCAATCATACAATCCACCAATCCGGAAGCCAGAACTCGTTATTTATGCAAATCAACTTGGAACAGGATGAGTACTTGCCTGGGCTCAATATTGCAGCTGGAATTAAA GTATTCAACCTAAAGACACCGTACGAATCTAACTGTACCACCGAGGAACTGAAATACTCGCCTCGTTTCACTGTACCATTGTGCCAGTACGAACACATGGCTGATGCGATTAGCAACACGTGTGGTTGCCGAGACTTACGACATCCAG GAGACTTGCGTGAGTGTATGCTGAGCGAGTACAGCTGTTTGCGTCAAGCTCTTG CTGATTTTACTTCTGCTGATAAGTCCGTTAAGTGTCAAATCCCTTGCAATTTGACCGCGTACGAGCCGCGTATTTCCTTTGCCCATTGGCCTGGGCACCTACAAGCAGATGACATCTTGGAAGACTTAAACATGACCGCAAGTGATATCAG GAAGAACTTGCTACAGGTCAGAATCTATTTCGAGGAAATTAGCTACAGAAGAATTGCAGAAGTCGCGTCCTACAGTTTCCTAGACTTGCAGA GCAGCATTGGTGGTTACATGGGTCTCCTGATTGGGGCCAGCCTGATCACTCTGTTTGAGTTTCTCGACTTCATCGTGGTTACAGTGGCAACccatctgggccaaatttcatga